Proteins encoded by one window of Halosolutus amylolyticus:
- a CDS encoding cation-translocating P-type ATPase has translation MSRTEQYERPRTESADDWHSRPIEDVYDALETSERGLDPDEARARLDRVGPNEIEAAEGISPLRILLEQYSSALIWILIVAAIVMAAVGHTIDAAVIAGIVVFITLFGFLQDYRAEQSIQALKELSTRYALARRGGEKTEIDATKLVPGDVIFVESGDIVPADARIVEESNLSVDEAALTGESMAVSKTVGTVAEDTSLADRGNTLYKDTVVERGSGTAVVVETGPDSEIGQIATALEEAEERATPFQAEMDRLGKLIAAGVVGIVAIIAIAELVVGDTPPLQVFLTAVGIAVSAVPEGLPAVVTLSLALGARRMADRNALVRRLPIVEALGSVDVICTDKTGTLTEEEMTVQRIVADRGVYEVTGTGYDTDGEFRRDGDPVDTDRVADVLRCGMLCNDVDVGTRERDAEGDDGGGGDGGVPAGTGVDGDRTYLGDPTEIALFVAARKAGFDRDRLDEAYPRIGEVDFTSARKRMTTVHRTPDGGTVAYMKGAPETVLERCDRELVDGEIVPLTDDRRAEIEARNESLAADAFRVMGFASRPDVPPSQAEAPDETIEQGMVFLGLQGMLDPPRPEVPDAIAACLDAGIDVVMVTGDNAVTARAVGEAIGLRSTRVISGPELEAMNDEELADVVEEVDIFARTSPDHKTRILQTLQAKGHTVAMTGDGVNDAPAVKNADVGVAMGIRGTDVTEQSSDIVLLDDNFATIRDAVKGGRRIFDNVRKFVNFLLCWNAGEVTLVFAGSMLGFGLVISPVQILWINVVTDGLPALSMGVDPATDDVMDRDPRPPEEGVITDRISISIVGVGILIALTILPLYALHRADTALARTMVFTSLVVFEIAGIQSVRWRYGHGPFSNRWLVIGVATALALQLVVLYTPIGILFDVVPLGPGHWAQIGIALVAFGVLLALFERVLDRYYDRY, from the coding sequence GTGTCACGAACTGAACAGTACGAACGGCCCAGGACCGAGTCCGCCGACGACTGGCACTCGCGCCCGATCGAGGACGTCTACGACGCGCTCGAGACGTCGGAACGGGGTCTCGATCCGGACGAGGCGCGTGCTCGTCTCGACCGCGTCGGGCCGAACGAGATCGAGGCCGCGGAGGGGATTTCGCCGCTCCGTATTCTTCTCGAGCAGTACTCCTCGGCGTTGATCTGGATCCTGATCGTCGCCGCGATCGTGATGGCGGCCGTCGGACACACGATCGACGCCGCGGTCATCGCCGGGATCGTCGTCTTCATCACGCTGTTCGGATTCCTCCAGGACTACCGGGCCGAACAGAGTATCCAGGCGCTCAAGGAGCTGTCGACGAGGTACGCGCTCGCGCGCCGCGGCGGCGAGAAGACCGAGATCGACGCCACGAAACTCGTCCCCGGGGACGTGATCTTCGTCGAGTCCGGCGACATCGTTCCCGCCGACGCCCGCATCGTCGAGGAATCGAACCTGAGCGTCGACGAGGCGGCGCTGACCGGGGAGAGCATGGCCGTCTCGAAGACCGTCGGGACCGTCGCCGAGGACACGTCGCTCGCCGACCGCGGGAACACTCTCTACAAGGATACCGTCGTCGAGCGCGGCTCCGGAACCGCGGTCGTCGTCGAGACCGGTCCCGACTCCGAGATCGGGCAGATCGCGACCGCACTCGAGGAGGCCGAGGAGCGAGCGACGCCGTTCCAGGCCGAGATGGACCGGCTCGGCAAACTCATCGCCGCCGGCGTCGTGGGTATCGTCGCGATCATCGCGATCGCCGAACTCGTCGTCGGCGACACGCCGCCGCTGCAGGTCTTCCTGACGGCGGTCGGGATCGCAGTCTCGGCGGTTCCGGAGGGGCTCCCCGCGGTCGTCACGCTCTCGCTCGCGCTCGGGGCTCGCCGGATGGCCGACCGGAACGCGCTCGTTCGCCGGCTGCCGATCGTCGAGGCGCTCGGCTCGGTCGACGTCATCTGTACGGACAAGACGGGAACGCTCACCGAGGAGGAGATGACGGTCCAGCGGATCGTCGCCGATCGGGGGGTCTACGAGGTGACCGGCACCGGCTACGACACCGACGGCGAGTTCCGCCGGGACGGCGACCCCGTCGACACCGATCGCGTGGCCGACGTGCTCCGCTGTGGGATGCTGTGTAACGACGTCGACGTCGGAACGCGGGAACGGGACGCGGAAGGAGACGACGGTGGTGGCGGCGACGGAGGTGTGCCTGCGGGCACCGGAGTCGATGGCGACCGGACCTATCTCGGGGATCCGACCGAGATCGCGCTGTTCGTCGCCGCACGGAAGGCCGGGTTCGATCGCGATCGACTCGACGAGGCGTACCCCCGCATCGGCGAGGTCGACTTCACCTCGGCGCGCAAGCGGATGACGACGGTCCACCGAACGCCCGACGGGGGGACGGTCGCCTACATGAAAGGGGCGCCCGAGACCGTCCTCGAACGCTGTGATCGCGAACTCGTCGACGGCGAAATCGTCCCTCTTACCGACGATCGGCGGGCGGAGATCGAGGCCCGGAACGAGTCGCTGGCGGCGGACGCGTTCCGCGTGATGGGCTTTGCCTCCCGGCCGGACGTCCCTCCCTCGCAGGCCGAGGCGCCGGACGAGACGATCGAGCAGGGGATGGTCTTTCTCGGCCTGCAGGGCATGCTCGATCCGCCCCGGCCCGAGGTGCCGGACGCGATCGCGGCCTGTCTCGACGCCGGCATCGACGTGGTGATGGTCACCGGCGACAACGCCGTGACGGCGCGGGCCGTCGGCGAGGCGATCGGCCTGCGATCGACGCGCGTGATCTCGGGTCCCGAACTCGAGGCGATGAACGACGAGGAACTGGCCGACGTCGTCGAGGAGGTCGACATCTTCGCGCGGACGTCGCCCGATCACAAGACGCGGATCCTCCAGACGTTACAGGCGAAGGGGCACACGGTGGCGATGACCGGCGACGGCGTCAACGACGCGCCAGCCGTAAAGAACGCGGACGTCGGCGTCGCGATGGGAATTCGCGGCACCGACGTCACCGAGCAGTCGTCGGACATCGTCCTGCTCGACGACAACTTCGCGACGATCCGGGACGCGGTGAAAGGGGGCCGCCGTATCTTCGACAACGTCCGCAAGTTCGTCAACTTCCTGCTGTGCTGGAACGCCGGCGAGGTGACGCTGGTGTTCGCCGGATCGATGCTCGGCTTCGGCCTCGTGATCTCGCCGGTCCAGATCCTCTGGATCAACGTCGTGACCGACGGGCTGCCCGCCCTGTCGATGGGCGTCGATCCGGCGACCGACGACGTCATGGACCGCGACCCCCGGCCGCCCGAGGAGGGCGTGATCACGGATCGAATCTCGATCTCGATCGTCGGCGTCGGAATCCTCATCGCGCTCACGATCCTGCCCCTGTACGCCCTCCACCGGGCCGATACGGCCCTCGCCCGGACGATGGTCTTTACGTCGCTCGTCGTCTTCGAGATCGCCGGCATCCAGTCGGTCCGATGGCGATACGGGCACGGGCCGTTCTCCAATCGGTGGCTCGTGATCGGGGTCGCCACCGCGCTCGCCCTCCAGTTGGTGGTGCTGTACACGCCGATCGGGATCCTGTTCGACGTCGTTCCGCTCGGACCGGGTCACTGGGCTCAGATCGGGATCGCGCTGGTCGCGTTCGGCGTCTTGCTGGCGCTCTTCGAGCGCGTCCTGGATCGGTACTACGATCGCTACTAA
- a CDS encoding universal stress protein, with amino-acid sequence MFRVLVPVDGSSQAAAALEEALELFPDAEIVVLHVIQVTRIPSDPDVTPYEHAREEGEAILEDAEAIAAEHERSIDTALTEGHAGRAIVSCIDEYDADHVVMGSTGRSGVTRVLLGSVAETVTRRSPVSVTIVR; translated from the coding sequence ATGTTCCGCGTTCTGGTCCCGGTCGATGGCTCGTCGCAGGCGGCGGCCGCGCTCGAGGAGGCTCTCGAACTGTTTCCCGACGCCGAGATCGTCGTCTTGCACGTGATACAGGTCACCCGGATCCCGTCGGATCCGGATGTCACGCCCTACGAACACGCGAGGGAGGAGGGGGAAGCGATCCTCGAGGACGCGGAGGCGATCGCTGCCGAACACGAGCGCAGTATCGACACCGCGCTCACCGAAGGGCACGCCGGACGAGCGATCGTCTCCTGTATCGACGAGTACGATGCCGACCACGTCGTGATGGGCAGTACTGGCCGCTCCGGCGTGACGAGAGTTCTGCTGGGAAGCGTCGCGGAAACGGTAACGCGACGGTCCCCCGTCTCGGTGACGATCGTTCGGTGA
- a CDS encoding universal stress protein — protein sequence MPKHVIVPIDGSEQAGRALDYALEEYPDAAITLLHVFSGGPPEIHLEKRGSDYDDLRARRREMLDRLADERAHGGPIETEVVTGRPSREIVRYADEHDIDHVVMGSHGRDGASRVLLGSVAETVVRRTPVPVTVVR from the coding sequence ATGCCGAAACACGTCATCGTCCCGATCGACGGCTCCGAACAGGCAGGGCGGGCGCTCGACTACGCCCTCGAGGAGTACCCCGACGCCGCCATCACGCTGTTGCACGTCTTCTCGGGCGGCCCGCCGGAGATCCACCTCGAAAAACGGGGGTCGGACTACGACGATCTGCGAGCGAGACGGCGCGAGATGCTCGATCGACTGGCCGACGAGCGGGCGCACGGTGGACCGATCGAGACCGAGGTGGTCACCGGCAGGCCGTCGCGCGAGATCGTCAGGTACGCCGACGAACACGATATCGATCACGTCGTGATGGGGAGCCACGGCCGCGACGGTGCCTCGCGCGTCCTCCTGGGAAGCGTCGCCGAGACGGTCGTCCGCCGGACACCGGTCCCGGTGACGGTCGTCAGGTGA
- a CDS encoding cation:proton antiporter, translating into MSELVTALSVIFVVGGAFLLVANRFDLPTIPFLILAGLVTGTVIEERLTLELARYGIALLVFAFGARIQFDAIRFVLDDSELVAIGQVVVTGSIGVATGVLVGLSAEQATYLGVAAALSSTTVGTSLLEPDVRENLVHGRLAESIQFVHDVLAIVFVLTMSVGAATAPSIATKLGFGVAIVGTGVLINRVLFEYVGVLADESDEVMIVSVVALLVAFLTAAELVGVSIVVGAFAAGLAVRHEPAEHIGVLNGLASITDFFAAVFFVTLGALVSVPTADAVIVAATLVVLTVVVKPAVTIGLLIHTGYEARSATLTGLTLDQISEFALVIAIEALLLGILGQSVFDAIVLTAALTMITSSLSHRHAERVYRTLTDRGLLASHHEKVDERSAVPDDVSDHVVIVGYGRQGQRLVETCEDVDRPYVVIENDPALLTALDAQCAGYVFGNAMEPYTREKASLEDARLIVSTVDSTSLSDRLLSLADGTDVILRARSTERAFDLLDRGALYVNVPDRLAADRLVEHIEELIEGDRSRESLRRWHVAELDERSVHGYHTAADELRATR; encoded by the coding sequence ATGAGTGAACTGGTGACCGCACTCTCGGTTATTTTCGTCGTCGGCGGTGCGTTTCTCCTCGTCGCGAACCGGTTCGATCTGCCGACCATCCCGTTTCTCATCCTCGCGGGGCTCGTCACCGGGACCGTCATCGAGGAACGTCTCACGCTCGAACTCGCCCGATACGGCATCGCGTTGCTCGTGTTCGCGTTCGGCGCACGTATCCAGTTCGACGCGATCCGGTTCGTGCTCGACGACAGCGAACTCGTGGCGATCGGGCAAGTCGTCGTGACCGGGTCGATCGGCGTCGCGACGGGCGTTCTCGTCGGCCTCTCGGCCGAACAGGCGACGTATCTCGGTGTCGCGGCCGCGCTCTCCTCGACGACCGTCGGAACGTCCCTCCTCGAACCGGACGTCCGGGAGAACCTCGTTCACGGTCGCCTGGCGGAGTCGATCCAGTTCGTCCACGACGTACTGGCGATCGTCTTCGTCCTCACGATGAGCGTCGGGGCAGCAACAGCCCCGTCGATCGCGACGAAACTGGGGTTCGGCGTCGCGATCGTCGGAACTGGCGTCCTGATCAACCGGGTCCTGTTCGAGTACGTCGGGGTGCTCGCGGACGAGTCCGACGAGGTGATGATCGTCAGCGTCGTCGCGTTGCTCGTCGCGTTCCTCACTGCCGCGGAACTCGTCGGCGTCTCGATCGTCGTCGGCGCCTTCGCCGCCGGTCTCGCGGTTCGTCACGAACCCGCCGAACACATCGGCGTGCTCAACGGGCTGGCGTCCATCACGGACTTCTTCGCCGCGGTCTTCTTCGTTACACTCGGCGCCCTCGTGTCCGTGCCGACGGCCGACGCGGTGATCGTCGCGGCGACCCTCGTGGTGCTGACGGTCGTCGTCAAACCGGCGGTCACCATCGGCCTGTTGATTCACACGGGCTACGAGGCACGATCGGCGACGCTGACCGGCCTCACTCTCGACCAGATCAGCGAGTTCGCGCTCGTCATCGCCATCGAGGCGCTCTTGCTCGGCATCCTGGGACAGTCGGTGTTCGACGCCATCGTTCTCACGGCAGCGCTCACGATGATCACGTCCAGTCTCAGTCACCGTCACGCGGAGCGCGTCTACCGAACGCTCACCGATCGTGGGCTGCTCGCGAGCCACCACGAGAAGGTCGACGAACGAAGCGCCGTCCCCGACGACGTCTCCGACCACGTCGTCATCGTCGGATACGGGAGACAGGGTCAGCGGCTCGTCGAAACCTGCGAGGACGTCGACCGTCCGTACGTCGTCATCGAGAACGATCCGGCCCTCCTGACGGCCCTGGACGCCCAGTGTGCCGGTTACGTCTTCGGGAACGCGATGGAACCGTACACTCGAGAGAAGGCGAGCCTCGAGGACGCTCGACTGATCGTGTCGACGGTCGACTCGACGTCCCTCTCCGATCGACTGCTCTCGCTCGCGGACGGGACGGACGTGATTCTCCGCGCCCGGTCGACCGAGCGGGCCTTCGATCTGCTGGACCGGGGCGCACTGTACGTCAACGTCCCCGATCGACTGGCCGCCGATCGACTGGTCGAACATATCGAAGAGCTGATAGAAGGCGACCGGTCGCGCGAGAGTCTCCGACGCTGGCACGTGGCCGAACTCGACGAGCGGTCCGTTCACGGCTATCACACGGCTGCGGACGAACTCCGGGCGACGCGCTGA